The following proteins are co-located in the Castanea sativa cultivar Marrone di Chiusa Pesio chromosome 8, ASM4071231v1 genome:
- the LOC142605868 gene encoding serine/threonine-protein phosphatase 7 long form homolog: protein MVDDRVIDIIKALGLEGLLRTPGREIDHGLITALVERWRQETHTFHMPHGEVTITLQDVEVLLGLPVDGEVITGSTQKEWENVCEEFLGFRPVNNQRKELHGQRILIQRLLEAVANPLPPNATEDQLHKYARCYILALLGDTIFMDKSGDRVHLMWVQQLEDLRNPRRYNWGSACLAWLYRELCRASDKKANQIGGCLLLVQYWAWARFPYLCPTVEHGPPVDAYGPPVRGPLSLKWLWVPNKKNRPAHIFLDRYREQIASMLPGQVVWQPYEAEFENLPPWCVAGRAVWTATVPLVCFHLVEKHTPDRVVRQFGMIQEISHTVDTDTVLHAIDLRGKVGVDWMRKHAAHITEWGNRLQQRCEAVLGDMPPQHEYFDWYKRVTRRFINVLGARLIIMIEGYARLLRRHPVGTEDHKDITDVLNAVQEIGRVQAPIPEAPNEEAATPAAAPTQSPSTSRALVGRGSRSSVATPRVVPTPDPYPSTPNPSPSPTIPSPIPHPSPSPTIPSPIPHPSSSPTTIPSPTPHPCPGSDIRPPTPRSFPELSPIPSFDLGLDLTPPDMHPQPPSHSTSTGPSSGIDPPHVHVETHCWVTSQGRRSAETHSKGTSSVGRGGHKHGHNAGPEASDEGHARPPPHYTRRRKVQKR from the exons ATGGTGGATGACCGAGTCATTGACATCATTAAGGCACTCGGTTTGGAGGGACTCCTTAGGACCCCGGGTAGAGAGATTGACCACGGCCTGATAACGGCCTTAGTGGAGCGATGGCGGCAGGAGACTCACACCTTCCACATGCCACATGGTGAGGTCACCATCACATTGCAAGATGTGGAGGTTCTTCTCGGGCTTCCTGTTGACGGCGAGGTCATTACAGGGAGCACGCAGAAAGAATGGGAGAATGTGTGTGAGGAATTTCTTGGCTTCAGACCTGTAAATAATCAGAGAAAGGAACTTCATGGCCAGAGGATTCTCATCCAACGGCTTTTGGAAGCTGTTGCCAATCCCTTGCCGCCTAATGCCACAGAGGATCAGTTGCATAAGTACGCacgatgctacatcctagcGCTACTAGGGGACACAATCTTCATGGACAAATCCGGCGATAGGGTGCATCTAATGTGGGTGCAGCAGTTGGAAGACCTTCGCAATCCACGAAGGTACAACTGGGGAagtgcttgccttgcatggttgtaccGAGAGTTATGCAGGGCAAGCGATAAGAAAGCTAATCAGATTGGTGGGTGTTTGTTgttggtccagtattgggcatgggccagGTTCCCATATTTGTGCCCGACAGTTGAACATGGCCCGCCAGTGGATGCTTATGGTCCTCCAGTTCGTGGTCCACTGTCCCTGAA GTGGTTGTGggtcccaaacaagaaaaacaggCCCGCCCACATCTTCCTGGACAGGTATCGCGAGCAAATAGCTTCAATGTTGCCAGGCCAG GTGGTGTGGCAGCCGTATGAAGCTGAATTCGAGAACCTTCCGCCGTGGTGCGTTGCAGGGAGGGCCGTGTGGACGGCAACGGTGCCACTTGTATGTTTCCACctagtagagaaacatacaccgGATCGTGTCGTTCGTCAATTCGGGATGATCCAAGAAATTTCCCATACTGTTGACACCGATACAGTGCTTCATGCCATTGATTTGAGGGGGAAGGTTGGTGTTGATTGGATGCGGAAACATGCTGCGCATATTACAGAGTGGGGTAATCGCCTTCAACAGCGTTGTGAAGCAGTGCTTGGTGATATGCCTCCACAACACGAGTACTTCGATTGGTACAAAAGGGTAACTCGGAGGTTCATCAATGTCCTCGGTGCTAGATTGATTATAATG ATTGAAGGATATGCCCGTTTGTTGAGGCGTCACCCAGTGGGCACCGAGGACCACAAGGACATTACTGATGTGCTAAATGCAGTGCAGGAGATTGGTCGTGTACAAGCTCCTATCCCTGAGGCCCCGAATGAGGAGGCAGCTACTCCTGCGGCAGCGCCTACTCAAAGCCCAAGCACAAGCAGAGCTCTTGTCGGACGTGGGTCTCGTTCGTCTGTTGCTACCCCGAGAGTAGTCCCTACCCCTGATCCCTACCCATCCACCCCAAatccatcccctagccccaccATCCCCTCACCCAtcccacatccatcccctagccccaccATCCCCTCACCCATCCCACATCCATCCTCTAGCCCCACCACCATCCCTTCACCCACTCCACATCCATGTCCTGGGTCTGACATCCGTCCACCCACCCCACGGTCATTTCCTGAGCTGTCACCCATTCCTTCCTTCGACCTGGGTCTTGATCTAACCCCTCCTGACATGCACCCGCAGCCACCCTCCCACAGTACATCCACTGGCCCTTCTTCGGGCATTGACCCACCCCATGTTCACGTTGAAACGCACTGTTGGGTTACCTCGCAAGGCAGGAGGTCGGCCGAAACGCATAGCAAAGGCACCTCCTCAGTGGGACGGGGAGGGCACAAACATGGACACAATGCTGGGCCTGAGGCATCTGACGAAGGACATGCAAGACCTCCTCCTCATTATACGCGACGGCGTAAGGTTCAAAAAAGGTAA
- the LOC142605869 gene encoding putative RNA-dependent RNA polymerase 5, with translation MESIEKVYEARSSFMHAHRLPSVANYMARFSLILSKTTKVEVDLASVNIQTIEDVLCMDRDGKVIYEKPEKLCIHTDGTGFISEDLALICRNNVQGMKMLRQIPELLNLKVIFWQCNGKNLKLKNQILVT, from the exons ATGGAGTCAATTGAAAAGGTTTATGAAGCAAGGTCTTCATTCATGCATGCACATCGATTGCCTAGTGTGGCCAATTATATGGCTAG GTTTTCTCTGATCTTGTCCAAGACTACAAAGGTAGAAGTTGATTTAGCATCTGTTAATATCCAAACAATTGAAGATGTACTTTGCATG GATCGAGATGGTAAAGTTATCTATGAAAAACCTGAGAAACTTTGTATACATACAGATGGAACTGGTTTCATATCTGAGGATTTAGCTTTGATTTGCCGTAATAATGTACAAGGGATGAAAATGTTGAG ACAAATCCCAGAATTGTTGAACTTGAAAGTAATCTTTTGGCAATGCAACGGCAAGAATCTAAAGCTCAAGAACCA AATATTGGTGACATAA
- the LOC142607933 gene encoding methionine aminopeptidase 1B, chloroplastic, whose protein sequence is MASLQLSSSLHGEPLSKSTMFMGMRAPLTFSPHTLSGKHLHSRNQFVVFSKKLRGLEEAMRIRRERELTSVTKVKRRPPLRRGKVSPRLPMPDHIPKPPYVGSNLLPEISSEYQIHDSEGIARMRAACELAARVLDNAGKLVRPSVTTDEIDKAVHQMIIDAGAYPSPLGYGRFPKSVCTSVNECMCHGIPDSRQLQDGDIINIDVTVYLNGYHGDTSKTFFCGDVSDEMKRLVKVTEECLERGIAICKDGAQFKKIGKRISEHAEKYGYDVVERFVGHGVGTVFHSEPIIYHHRNDEAGFMVEGQTFTIEPILTLGSIDCITWPDNWTTVTADGSAAAQFEHSILITRTGAEILTTY, encoded by the exons ATGGCATCTCTGCAACTGTCATCATCCTTGCATGGTGAACCTTTATCAAAGTCAACTATGTTCATGGGGATGAGGGCCCCACTCACCTTCTCACCCCATACTCTCTCTG GAAAACATTTGCATTCTCGAAACCAATTTGTTGTATTTTCCAAGAAGCTACGGGGTTTGGAGGAGGCAATGAGAATCAGAAG AGAACGTGAGCTTACAAGTGTAACAAAGGTCAAAAGAAGGCCACCATTGAGGCGGGGAAAGGTATCACCACGTCTTCCCATGCCTGATCACATACCAAAGCCTCCTTATGTAGGTTCAAATTTGTTGCCGGAAATTTCAAGTGAATACCAAATTCATGATTCTGAAGGCATTGCTCGCATGAGGGCTGCATGCGAGCTTGCTGCTCGTGTCTTAGACAATGCAGGAAAATTGGTTAGG CCGTCTGTTACAACAGATGAAATTGACAAAGCAGTACACCAAATGATTATTGATGCTGGTGCTTATCCCTCGCCTCTTGGCTATGGGAGATTTCCAAAGAGTGTATGTACATCAGTTAATGAGTGCATGTGCCACGGAATACCTGATTCTCGCCAGTTACAG GATGGTGACATAATAAATATTGATGTAACGGTCTACCTAAAT GGATATCATGGAGACAcatcaaaaacatttttttgtggAGATGTTAGCGATGAGATGAAACGCCTTGTGAAG GTTACTGAAGAGTGCTTGGAGAGAGGCATAGCTATTTGCAAAGATGGTGCTCaatttaagaaaattggaaagaGAATTAG TGAGCATGCTGAAAAATATGGATATGATGTGGTGGAGCGTTTTGTTGGCCATGGTGTGGGAACTGTATTTCACTCTGAACCAATTATATATCATCACC GCAATGACGAGGCTGGTTTCATGGTAGAAGGTCAGACATTTACTATTG AACCAATTCTTACACTTGGAAGTATTGATTGTATAACATGGCCAGACAACTGGACAACTGTAACCGCTGATGGTAGCGCTGCCGCACAGTTTGAGCATTCCATTTTGATTACTAGAACTGGCGCAGAAATTTTGACAACATACTGA
- the LOC142605870 gene encoding uncharacterized protein LOC142605870, with protein MAEELEELWKKLTFTEEEDTGIELDSGSTRAARKVGKYCAMMKILSQRSINVDALRKNLRMLWKPNKGVQISEIEEDLNLVEFGDEKDKKKVLDMCPWSYEKQLILIQEYEGELTPKEIEMKWAPFWVQIYNLPLNSRTKETGWAIGSCLGSVLDVDVNEAGVQWSKCLRVRVRMDVTKRLVRGKKISTEGGDSKWVNFMYERLPNFCYRCGLLDHSLKECQEGQPESNKEGESQLQYGAWLRGGANATRTTGSVSSGGKKRHGGEFEFRGGNSVHHDGA; from the coding sequence ATGGCTGAGGAGTTAGAGGAGTTGTGGAAGAAATTAACTTTTACGGAGGAAGAAGACACCGGAATTGAACTTGATAGCGGAAGCACAAGAGCTGCAAGAAAAGTGGGAAAGTACTGTGCTATGATGAAGATACTATCTCAAAGGAGCATTAACGTGGACGCATTGAGAAAGAACCTAAGAATGTTGTGGAAGCCTAACAAAGGGGTTCAGATTTCGGAAATAGAGGAGGATCTGAATCTAGTGGAGTTTGGAGATGAGAAGGATAAAAAGAAAGTGTTGGATATGTGCCCTTGGAGTTATGAGAAACAACTAATCCTCATCCAAGAATATGAAGGAGAGCTGACACCGAAGGAAATCGAAATGAAATGGGCCCCGTTCTGGGTCCAGATCTACAATCTTCCATTGAACAGCAGGACAAAAGAGACAGGATGGGCTATTGGGTCGTGCCTTGGTTCGGTGCTAGATGTGGATGTGAATGAGGCTGGAGTGCAATGGAGTAAGTGCCTTCGAGTCAGAGTGCGAATGGATGTAACCAAGAGACTAGTGCGAGGGAAGAAAATCTCTACTGAAGGGGGTGATTCTAAATGGGTTAATTTTATGTATGAGAGATTACCCAATTTTTGTTACCGGTGTGGACTCCTGGATCATTCCCTAAAAGAGTGCCAGGAAGGACAACCAGAAAGCAACAAGGAAGGGGAAAGCCAGCTTCAGTATGGCGCTTGGTTAAGGGGGGGAGCCAATGCGACGAGGACGACAGGAAGTGTTAGCTCAGGGGGCAAGAAGAGACATGGGGGAGAGTTCGAATTTAGAGGTGGGAATTCCGTCCACCACGACGGAGCATAG